The Actinocatenispora sera genome has a window encoding:
- a CDS encoding LacI family DNA-binding transcriptional regulator gives MRSSGSGPETGLTMRDVAERLGVSPMTVSRALRGRPGIGAATRERVLAEVAALGYRPNKLARGLRSGGPHELIGLLVTNLGNPFYSQLAVGVEQVAVGYGARVMLGSTGADPDSEHEVVDDLLERGVDGLVVVPAGHEHGHLGAVQRRGTPVVLAASPPMGADVDCVLVDDFGGTRDACRRLIEHGHRRIGFLGLPAALWTGSERFRGYAFALDEAGIEVDERYVRRLRGDVDAIEAAAHELIDQPEPPTALLTANNRNTVGALRALRSRDADAPRVELAGFDDVELADVLHLPLTVVSYDPIEIGRSAATLLFDQLSGTDPVAQHRSRRVTVPTTLVDYATQRRPRPVRATAGQPR, from the coding sequence ATGAGGTCCTCGGGGTCGGGGCCGGAGACCGGGCTGACGATGCGGGACGTGGCCGAGCGGCTCGGGGTCAGTCCGATGACCGTCTCGCGCGCGCTGCGTGGCCGGCCGGGTATCGGTGCGGCCACCCGGGAGCGGGTGCTTGCTGAGGTCGCGGCGCTCGGGTACCGGCCGAACAAGCTCGCCCGCGGCCTGCGTTCCGGCGGCCCGCACGAGTTGATCGGCCTGCTGGTCACCAACCTGGGCAACCCGTTCTACTCGCAGCTGGCGGTCGGGGTCGAGCAGGTCGCGGTGGGCTATGGGGCCCGGGTGATGCTCGGCTCGACCGGCGCCGACCCGGACTCCGAGCACGAGGTCGTCGACGACCTGCTGGAGCGCGGCGTGGACGGGCTGGTGGTGGTACCGGCCGGGCACGAGCACGGCCATCTCGGTGCGGTGCAGCGGCGCGGGACCCCGGTGGTGCTTGCGGCCAGCCCGCCGATGGGTGCCGACGTCGACTGCGTGCTGGTCGACGACTTCGGTGGTACCCGGGACGCCTGCCGCCGGCTGATCGAGCACGGCCACCGCCGGATCGGGTTTCTCGGCCTGCCCGCGGCGCTGTGGACCGGTTCGGAGCGGTTCCGCGGGTACGCGTTCGCGCTGGATGAGGCGGGTATCGAGGTCGACGAGCGGTACGTGCGGCGGCTGCGCGGTGACGTGGACGCCATAGAGGCCGCCGCGCACGAGCTGATCGACCAGCCGGAGCCGCCGACCGCGCTGCTGACCGCCAACAACCGCAACACCGTGGGTGCGCTGCGCGCGCTGCGGTCTCGAGACGCCGATGCGCCGCGGGTGGAACTGGCCGGATTCGACGATGTGGAGCTTGCCGACGTGTTGCACCTGCCGCTGACCGTCGTCTCCTACGACCCGATCGAGATCGGCCGCTCGGCCGCCACGCTGCTGTTCGACCAGCTGTCCGGGACCGACCCGGTGGCACAGCACCGATCCCGCCGGGTCACCGTGCCGACCACGCTGGTCGACTACGCGACGCAGCGTCGACCGCGACCGGTCCGGGCGACGGCGGGGCAGCCCCGATGA
- a CDS encoding ROK family protein → MTEHRTAAPTEGAAATGRASVPPASHATSGDGRSAGPATGYRPAVEVGGSHVTAAAVDLVAGTVVAGSRCRAALDPAADADTLLAAIAATARELVDRCPGRIADRWGLAVPGPFDYATGIARYRGVGKFASLRDVPVGDRLAERLGVRPDRLRFLNDASAFALGARRLQAPDAGRLAAFTLGTGVGSAFLDGDQVVEDGPLVPPEGRADRLTIAGRPLEDTASTRAMTARYAQRTGRQVDGLRELTALAAAGDEIATETVHAAMTALGTALAPWLAGFGPDVVVFGGSITAAWPIVGPPLLAALGVDTVVVLPDGEAAALLGAATHAATGARPADEAVHSAPGRGNVGPADGTATGAPGDGNVVRGAAGGHVVGGAAGGSAAGRAGADAGRTGVQGSPASTP, encoded by the coding sequence ATGACCGAGCACCGCACCGCGGCGCCGACCGAGGGAGCCGCCGCCACCGGGCGGGCCAGCGTGCCACCGGCCAGCCACGCCACCAGCGGCGACGGCAGAAGCGCCGGGCCGGCGACCGGGTACCGGCCGGCGGTCGAGGTCGGCGGCTCGCACGTGACCGCCGCGGCGGTGGACCTGGTCGCCGGCACCGTCGTCGCCGGCAGCCGGTGCCGGGCCGCGCTGGACCCGGCCGCGGACGCCGACACCCTGCTGGCCGCGATCGCCGCCACCGCACGCGAACTGGTCGACCGCTGCCCGGGCCGGATCGCCGATCGGTGGGGCCTCGCCGTACCGGGGCCGTTCGACTACGCCACCGGGATCGCGCGCTACCGCGGGGTGGGCAAGTTCGCCTCGCTGCGCGACGTACCGGTGGGGGACCGGCTCGCAGAGCGGCTCGGCGTGCGACCGGACCGGCTGCGGTTCCTCAACGACGCCTCGGCGTTCGCGCTCGGCGCCCGCCGGCTGCAGGCGCCGGACGCCGGTCGGCTCGCCGCGTTCACCCTCGGTACCGGTGTCGGATCGGCGTTCCTGGACGGCGACCAGGTCGTCGAGGACGGTCCGCTGGTGCCGCCGGAGGGCCGCGCCGACCGGCTCACCATCGCCGGCCGCCCGCTGGAGGACACCGCCTCCACCCGCGCGATGACCGCCCGGTACGCGCAGCGCACCGGGCGGCAGGTCGACGGCCTGCGCGAGCTGACCGCGCTGGCCGCGGCGGGCGACGAGATCGCCACCGAGACCGTGCACGCGGCGATGACCGCGCTCGGGACCGCGCTGGCGCCGTGGCTGGCCGGGTTCGGCCCCGACGTGGTGGTCTTCGGCGGCTCGATCACCGCCGCCTGGCCGATCGTGGGACCGCCGCTGCTCGCCGCGCTCGGCGTCGACACGGTCGTGGTGCTTCCCGACGGCGAGGCCGCCGCGCTGCTCGGCGCCGCGACCCACGCGGCCACCGGCGCGCGCCCGGCCGACGAGGCCGTCCACAGCGCCCCGGGCCGGGGAAACGTCGGCCCGGCCGACGGAACCGCCACGGGCGCCCCAGGCGACGGAAACGTCGTCCGAGGCGCGGCCGGAGGACACGTCGTCGGGGGCGCGGCCGGGGGAAGCGCGGCCGGACGGGCCGGCGCCGACGCGGGTCGGACGGGCGTGCAGGGCTCCCCCGCCAGCACGCCGTGA
- a CDS encoding O-methyltransferase, whose amino-acid sequence MSEHTWDAVDDYLSELLVPADPALAAALADSRAAGLPEIAVAPNQGRLLELLARMCGARRILEIGTLGGYSTIWLARALPDGGRLTSLEYEPRHAEVARANIARAGLADRVEIVVGAALDTLPELAAGGAGPFDLIFIDADKDNYPGYLDWSLRLSRPGTVLVADNVVRNGGVIEPDHADPRVRGVREFLARVAAEPRLSATALQTVGTKGYDGFAIALVEA is encoded by the coding sequence ATGAGCGAACATACATGGGACGCCGTCGACGACTACCTCAGCGAGCTGTTGGTGCCGGCCGATCCGGCGCTCGCGGCGGCGCTGGCGGACTCGCGCGCGGCCGGACTGCCCGAGATCGCGGTCGCGCCGAACCAGGGCCGGCTGCTGGAGCTGCTGGCCCGGATGTGCGGCGCGCGCCGGATCCTGGAGATCGGCACGCTCGGCGGCTACAGCACGATCTGGCTGGCCCGCGCGCTGCCCGACGGCGGCCGGCTGACGAGCCTGGAGTACGAGCCGCGGCACGCCGAGGTGGCCCGGGCCAACATCGCCCGGGCCGGGTTGGCCGACCGGGTCGAGATCGTCGTCGGTGCCGCGCTGGACACGCTGCCGGAGCTGGCCGCCGGTGGCGCCGGCCCGTTCGACCTGATCTTCATCGACGCGGACAAGGACAACTATCCCGGCTACCTCGACTGGTCGCTGCGGCTATCGCGGCCGGGCACGGTCCTGGTGGCGGACAACGTGGTCCGTAACGGTGGGGTGATCGAGCCGGACCACGCCGACCCCCGGGTGCGGGGCGTGCGCGAGTTTCTCGCCCGGGTCGCCGCGGAGCCGCGGCTGTCGGCGACCGCGCTGCAGACCGTCGGTACCAAGGGGTACGACGGGTTCGCGATCGCGCTGGTCGAGGCCTGA